The Ichthyobacterium seriolicida sequence CCAGGTTCTGCTCTAGTTTTTTCATCCTTTTTTATAGTCTTATACAGAGAAAATATAGCTTCACGTCTTATTGCTTTTATAATTTATTCAGGTATAGTGTTTATCTTGGCAATAGTTATTAATAACTATGTTTTGATAGGAATTTTACTTTTGATATATTCGATATATGTATATTTTAATAGGAAAAATAGATTTATCAGTACGCTAATTTTAGTTTATTCCTTTTTGTTGTTGCCGACAACTAATTTTCTAGTTGAAAACGCCTTTGGGAAAAGGCATATAGATAGGATAAATGTGGTATTAGGGATAGATGAAGATATTAGGGGAATAGGATATAACGTATATCAATCTAAAATTGCAATTGTATCTGGAGGACTGACAGGTAAAGGATATTTAAAAGGTCCTCATACTATTGGAAAATTTATACCTAAGCAGAGTACAGATTTCATATTTTCTACAATAGGTGAAGAATGGGGTTTTATTGGAAGTAGTGTATTTATAGTAGCTTATTTGTTATTACTGATAAGGATAGTTATGAATTCTGAGTTACAGAAAAATATGTTTAGTAAAATATATGGTTATTGTGTAGCATCCATTTTATTTATACACTTCTGTATAAATATCTCTATGAGTATGAATCTTATCCCAGTTATAGGGATACCTTTGCCCTTTATAAGTTATGGTGGGTCTTCTCTTATTAGTTTTACCGTATTACTATTTATTTTTATAAAACTAGATGCTAATAAATCTAATATTTTAAAAGAGTGCACTACACTTCATTAATGACCAATAACAAGAGAGGCTTTTAAAGATATTGATAGCCTTACCCTAAAGGGATGTGAAACTCATATTCTTTTTATGATAAATTAATTAACTCAATAATTCTGGCAAAAACCTGGCCTGATTTAAAATAATTCTAGTTATCAGTTTTTGCTGATCTATTGGATATCCATATTTTCTAAGTCCACGTTTTAGCAATACCTTTAATTTAGCTCTTACACTTTCTTTTACAACCCAATCTACAGATATATTATTTTTAAACGTATCGGCTAAATACACAGCCAAATCTCTTAGCTGCTCATCTCCCAAAACTTCTTTTGCACCTTGACCTTGAGAAATTATATCATAAAATATCAATTCATAATCTGTCAATCCTAAGAAATCACGCGGGCCATATAATTCTTTTATCTGTTTGGCTAAGGATGCTAGTCTTTCAATAGCATCAGTATTAGTGAGTGTTTTATTTCTATACTCATCAACAGTATTTTCTAAAATCTCCCTTAGTGACTCTCCTTGAACTGTATTTATTTTAGCTATGTATTTTATTTCTTCTCTCAGTATTTTTTTCAATACTTCTAAGGCCGTATTTTGATGTTGCATTTGTTTTATTTGAATCAAAAATTCCTCTGAAAGAACAGATCCCTCAGGTTTTTTAATCCCAGCTGCATCAAAAACATCAACAATTTCCTCTGAAAATAAATCCTCATTTGACAACATATGTATTAGGGATTCTGATTCATAATCAGTTTTATCAACTATCTCGGAAATGTATTTGGACAATCTAACTTTTAATGCCTGAAACAAAGCAATCTCATCTTTTAATTCTATCACCTTACTATGCATCATAGTATTCACATATAGTTTAGATAATGAGGTAACCTCATCTATAAAGCGTTTCTTTCCATTGTCCAAACTGAGAATATGCTCTTGGGCTGTCAAAATAATTTTTAGTCTTTCACTTTTTTTAGAAGAGAAAAAATCTTTATAATTCACAAAGGCATGCTCCAATGATTTTAAATTTCCTAGTTCTGGTTTTTCCAAAAACATTTGCGATACCACTTTTATCTTTTCTAAAAATAAATCTTCCGCTTCCTTTTCGAAAATAACAGGATTGCCTTTGCCTCTACTATTACCATAAAAATCTAATGACTTTTTAAAGTCTGATGCTAAGCCTAAATAATCGACGACTAAACCACCTGGTTTATCCTTATAAATTCTGTTTACTCTAGCTATTGCTTGCATTAGCTTATAACCTTTCAAAGGCTTATATATGTAGAGAGTGTGCATAGAAGGCACATCGAATCCAGTCAGCCACATATTTGTAACAATCACGATTTTTAGCTGATCGTATGGATCTTTCATGCGCAATGCCAAT is a genomic window containing:
- the rodA gene encoding rod shape-determining protein RodA, giving the protein MIRNNNYPLDIDWILVLLYLSFVVFGWMNIYSCSNYGVSNEILDFSKQYGKQIIWIGISLVISTIILFSNIKIIENLSIVIYIVSVLSLILLYFFGKKMGGATSWYSIQNISIQPSEFAKVATALLVSKYLSVAHINFNRLREQLYLMFIILLPASIIFIQPDPGSALVFSSFFIVLYRENIASRLIAFIIYSGIVFILAIVINNYVLIGILLLIYSIYVYFNRKNRFISTLILVYSFLLLPTTNFLVENAFGKRHIDRINVVLGIDEDIRGIGYNVYQSKIAIVSGGLTGKGYLKGPHTIGKFIPKQSTDFIFSTIGEEWGFIGSSVFIVAYLLLLIRIVMNSELQKNMFSKIYGYCVASILFIHFCINISMSMNLIPVIGIPLPFISYGGSSLISFTVLLFIFIKLDANKSNILKECTTLH